The following proteins are encoded in a genomic region of Amycolatopsis sulphurea:
- a CDS encoding saccharopine dehydrogenase family protein, giving the protein MADYDLVVFGATGFTGARTAEYLARTAPRGCRWALAGRDPGKLATLRDRLAAIDDRCAALPLLTADSGDPASLREIAAAAEVVATTVGPYLARGEALVAACAEEGTDYLDLTGEPEFVDRMYLAHHAKAAESGARIVHCCGFDSIPHDLGVWYTVRQLPEDVPLEVDGYVRVRARPSGGTLGTALTVLSRLPQSARAAKERAAQEPGIPGRSVRIPAGHPHRMPGTGHWALPLPTIDPQIVRHSARASQRYGPDFRYRHFAAFEHLSSAALSVAGAGALAVAAQLPPARRALSRRLAPGDGPDAHKRARSWFRLRFLGRGGGEEVTTEVSGGDPGYDETAKMLAESALCLAFDQLPDAAGQVTTATAMGDALLGRLAHAGITFRTAVH; this is encoded by the coding sequence ATGGCCGATTACGACCTGGTGGTGTTCGGCGCCACCGGCTTCACCGGTGCCCGCACCGCGGAGTACCTCGCCCGCACCGCGCCGCGGGGCTGCCGCTGGGCACTCGCCGGACGCGACCCGGGCAAGCTGGCCACGCTGCGCGATCGGCTCGCCGCGATCGACGACCGGTGTGCCGCGCTGCCGTTGCTCACCGCGGACTCCGGCGATCCGGCGTCCCTGCGCGAGATCGCGGCCGCGGCGGAGGTCGTCGCCACGACGGTGGGTCCCTACTTGGCGCGAGGCGAAGCGCTGGTCGCCGCCTGCGCCGAGGAAGGCACGGATTACCTGGACCTCACCGGGGAGCCGGAGTTCGTCGACCGGATGTACTTGGCACACCATGCGAAAGCGGCCGAGAGCGGAGCGCGGATCGTGCACTGCTGCGGCTTCGACTCCATCCCGCACGACCTCGGCGTGTGGTACACCGTCCGGCAGCTGCCCGAAGACGTTCCCCTGGAGGTGGACGGCTACGTCCGGGTGCGCGCGCGGCCGTCCGGCGGCACTCTCGGCACGGCGCTCACCGTCCTTTCCCGGCTCCCCCAGTCCGCGCGGGCCGCCAAGGAACGGGCCGCGCAGGAGCCGGGGATCCCGGGCCGCTCGGTGCGGATCCCCGCCGGCCACCCGCACCGGATGCCCGGCACCGGACACTGGGCGCTGCCGCTGCCCACCATCGATCCGCAGATCGTGCGCCACTCCGCGCGAGCGTCGCAGCGATACGGGCCGGACTTCCGCTACCGGCACTTCGCCGCGTTCGAGCACCTGTCGTCGGCGGCGCTGTCCGTGGCCGGCGCCGGTGCACTGGCCGTCGCCGCCCAGCTGCCCCCGGCACGGCGGGCGCTGTCCCGGCGGCTCGCCCCCGGCGACGGACCGGACGCGCACAAGCGCGCACGGTCGTGGTTCCGGCTCCGCTTCCTCGGCCGTGGCGGCGGTGAAGAAGTGACCACCGAGGTCTCCGGCGGCGACCCCGGTTACGACGAGACCGCGAAGATGCTCGCGGAATCCGCGCTCTGCCTGGCTTTCGACCAGTTGCCGGACGCCGCGGGCCAGGTCACCACGGCCACGGCGATGGGCGACGCGCTGCTCGGGCGGCTGGCCCACGCCGGGATCACGTTCCGTACCGCTGTCCACTGA
- a CDS encoding cation:proton antiporter yields the protein MSNGHALLAVGGAFLAAGALARVGARIGLPTIPLFMLAGFVFGPYTPGLSLVDDPAEFGVLAGLGLVFLVFYLGLEFSLEDLARGGTRLLGAGLAYLVLNVGGGLAFGFALGWGTREALVIAGAIGISSSAIVTKLLLETRRLENRESRLIMGIIVLEDLFLALYLALLQPVLSGADGFGAALADFGKAFGFLFVLAALARWGGRLVSRLFGSADDELLTVCFVGVAVLGAAVAEEVGVSDAIGAFMVGMMLGGSKVAPRVHKLVLPLRDAFGALFFFIFGLSIDPGAVGTVVLPVLAAVMLTLVLNLAAGTVAARLHGFDRQEGVNIGLTVLTRGEFSLVLATLATAAGLDSRVAPFVAGYVLLLAVIGPLAVLRSDRLTWLVPARLIRPRQEPAPVG from the coding sequence ATGAGCAACGGTCATGCCTTGCTGGCCGTCGGCGGCGCGTTTCTCGCCGCCGGAGCCCTCGCCCGCGTCGGAGCCCGGATCGGGCTGCCCACCATTCCCCTGTTCATGCTGGCCGGTTTCGTCTTCGGCCCCTACACCCCCGGACTGTCCCTTGTGGACGATCCGGCCGAGTTCGGCGTCCTGGCCGGGCTCGGCCTCGTGTTCCTGGTGTTCTACCTCGGCCTGGAGTTCTCGCTGGAGGATCTGGCCCGCGGCGGCACCCGGCTGCTCGGCGCCGGACTGGCCTACCTGGTGCTCAACGTCGGCGGCGGGCTCGCGTTCGGCTTCGCGCTGGGCTGGGGCACCCGCGAGGCGCTGGTGATCGCCGGCGCGATCGGCATCTCGTCCTCGGCCATCGTGACCAAGCTGCTGCTGGAGACCCGGCGGCTGGAGAACCGGGAATCCCGGCTGATCATGGGCATCATCGTGCTGGAGGACCTGTTCCTCGCGCTGTACCTCGCTTTGCTTCAGCCGGTGCTCAGCGGGGCGGACGGCTTCGGCGCCGCGCTGGCCGACTTCGGCAAGGCCTTCGGGTTCCTGTTCGTGCTCGCCGCGCTGGCCCGCTGGGGCGGACGCCTGGTCTCCCGGCTGTTCGGCTCGGCCGACGACGAACTGCTCACGGTCTGCTTCGTCGGCGTGGCGGTGCTCGGTGCCGCAGTGGCCGAGGAGGTGGGGGTGTCCGACGCGATCGGCGCGTTCATGGTCGGCATGATGCTCGGCGGCTCGAAGGTCGCGCCTCGGGTACACAAACTGGTGCTGCCGCTGCGGGACGCGTTCGGCGCACTATTCTTCTTCATCTTCGGCCTGTCGATCGACCCCGGCGCGGTAGGCACGGTCGTGCTGCCGGTGCTCGCCGCCGTGATGCTGACCCTGGTGCTCAACCTGGCGGCCGGCACGGTCGCCGCCCGGCTGCACGGCTTCGACCGGCAGGAGGGCGTGAACATCGGCCTGACGGTGCTGACCAGGGGTGAGTTCTCACTGGTACTGGCGACACTGGCGACCGCAGCCGGGCTGGACTCCCGGGTGGCGCCGTTCGTGGCCGGGTACGTGCTCCTGCTGGCCGTGATCGGCCCGCTCGCGGTACTCCGCTCGGACCGGCTGACCTGGCTGGTCCCAGCCCGGCTCATCCGGCCGCGGCAGGAGCCCGCGCCGGTGGGCTGA